In a genomic window of Lycium ferocissimum isolate CSIRO_LF1 chromosome 9, AGI_CSIRO_Lferr_CH_V1, whole genome shotgun sequence:
- the LOC132031819 gene encoding uncharacterized protein LOC132031819, whose translation MEVECNDPMSENKGDIRVCDNYRGIEATKPYYESVGKGDGDEEKAYDKVRGDLWRCLEAKGGPMAYIRVIKDMCRGSQDGVRTVGGDSEHFPVVMGLRRGSASWSFCCLGDG comes from the exons ATGGAGGTCGAGTGTAATGATCCTATGTCTGAGAACAAGGGCGATATAAGAGTTTGtgacaactatagaggtatcgaAGCTACTAAGCcatactatgaaagtgtgggaaagggtgatggagatgagg aaaaggcttacgacaaagttcGAGGAGATCtgtggagatgcttggaggctaaaggtggaCCTATGGCGTACATTAgggtgatcaaggacatgtGTAGAGGGAGCCAGGACGGggtaaggacggtaggaggagactcggagcacttcccGGTTGTGATGGGGTTGCGTCGAGGATCGGCCTCTTGGTCATTTTGTTGCCTTGgcgatggatga